The genomic interval AGCATTGTCCCAAGCACTGCGCTCTGTTGCTAGCCGTTTCCCAGAAGCAACTGACGCCCCAGCCACCGAAGCCAACGCAGCTGCAGCACCAGAAATCGATTACAGCGGCCTGCGTTAATTGCTGTGCCGAGCTGAGCGTAACCTGTGGAGGTCAGCAAGcaggtggtggtgctggtaaTGGTGGTTCATCCGCGAATAGCTCAGCCTCGAGTGCAATGCAAGTTGGTGGTCGTATGTCGCCCTATTTTCGTCCGCGCTCCCGATCGCTTTCCAGCCCATCGCGTTCACCAATCGTGGACAATGAGATTGCCGTAATGAACACTTTGTACAAGGAGCGTTTTCCCAAGGCCACACAGCAAATGGAAGAGCGGCTGAAGCTCTTTATCAACGAAAACAAGAGTGCTGCATGCAATAGCTTTAGGGACTCGCAGCCGATAGTGCGGTGAGTTTAAACCCTACAACAATGCAATCATTTTGAGTAGATATAATCGAGTATATGATACAGGCAGATTTCTGctttatacatatatcaaaTCCTCCTTGTAGATCctttaaaactatttttgtttttcccttGCAGCTTTGTGCATCATCAAGTATTGGAAATGGCAAGGGATTGCCTGCACAAATCTGAGGCCAAGTTGATAACCTCGCAATACTTTTATGAGCTGAGTGAAAATCTGGAGCGTTTGCTGGTGGAGACAAAGGAGAAATCTCCCGAGGCGGCAGCTGAACTAAATGGTGTGATTAAAAAGCTGCTGTTGATTATTTCGCGACCAGCTCGATTGCTGGAATGCCTAGAATTCGATCCGCAAGAATTCTATGAGCTACTGGAAGCTGCTGAAGGACATGCCAAGGCTATGCCTGTGATAAAGGCGGACATTCCGCAATACATCATCCACAAGCTGGGCCTAAACCGTGATCCAATCGCAGAACTGCAGCAGGAATTAAGGGAAACACAGCAGATGTGCTCGGAGCAAGTCACCGTAGATGCGGATCCACTGCAACCCGGTGGCAGTTTGCTACTCAACTCGCCCCTAACCAGTGCAGCCAAGCAGCTGAGCAGCCTGGCCTTGGATGCCATAGCTATGGACTCGGGAAGCGGCACAGCGACACCTCAGCAGCCTCCTCAAACGCCAGTGGCTTCGTGTGACACGGCACCCTCTTTTGCGCTGGCTATTAGCCAGATGAATGAGGAGAAGGGAGGATCAAGTAGTTCAGTTGGAGGATCGGGTTTGAAGGTGGCAGGAGCTGAAGGAATAACCGGAGGTTCggctgcaacagcaactggCAGTGGAGTCCAACAACCCTCACCCCAAGAAAACGACTTCGACATTGTCAAGCTGATCTCAAATGGTGCTTATGGAGCCGTCTACCTGGTGAAGCACAAGACCACCCGTCAACGCTTTGCCATGaagaaaatcaacaaaaataatCTCATCCTGCGCAACCAAGTGGAGCAGGTGTTTGCGGAGCGTGACATTCTTTCGTTCGCCGACAATCCCTTTGTAGTCAGCATGTACTGTTCGTTTGAGACCAAGAAGCACTTGTGCCTGGTGATGGAGTACGTGGAGGGCGGCGACTGCGGAACGCTGCTGAAGAACATCGGGCCACTGCCCGCGGACATGGCCCGCTTCTATTTCGCCGAGACAGTATTAGCCGTAGAGTATCTGCACAGCTACGGCATCGTTCATCGCGACCTTAAGCCGGACAACCTATTGATCACGGCCTTGGGTCACATCAAACTAACAGATTTTGGGCTCTCCAAAATGGGTCTAATGTCCTTGGCCACCAATTTGTATGAGGGTTATATCGACTCGGAGACGAGGCAGTTTTCCGACAAGCAGGTATGCAAATATTCTTCAGTTTCCACAAAAAAAACATGTTTTTCAATGTAACGTCTCTTAAGGTGTACGGCACACCCGAGTATATTGCACCCGAAGTGATATTGCGCCAAGGCTATGGCAAACCAGTCGACTGGTGGTCCATGGGCATCATTCTGTATGAATTTCTCATCGGTTGTGTGCCGTTTTTTGGCGAAACCACAGAGGAACTATTTGCGCACACCGTCAACGATGACATCGAGTGGCCGGACAGTGAGGACTGGCCTGTTCAAGCGGAGGCAAAGGACATAATCtcgcagctgctgcagcagaaTCCACGGGATCGTCTGGGCACTCAATCGGGTGCACTGGAGATGAAGGAGCACGAATACTTTCTGGGCATGGATTGGAATTCTCTTTTGCGGCAGAAGGCTGAGTTTGTGCCGCAGTTGTCCCACGATGATGATACCAGTTATTTTGACAGTAAGCTCTATAAgctatattaaaataattttaactACCTATTGATAAattgttgaaatattttttcaacAGCCCGAATGGATCGCTATAACCATGATCTAGGTGGAGAAGATACCGATGACACGGATGACACTCCCGTCTTTGGCAGTTTCAATTCGTATACTCCGCAGTACAGAAAACAGCATTATAGCTGGTCGCGGCATGCCACTCCCACGTCTACCGATGGAGCGAAGCCAACGGGTCCACCACCACTTGCATCGCTGCCATCGCGTGCCCAGGAGACTCCCGCAGCTACCGTAGGAGCCACATCAACTGGCGCTATACCTAAACTTAAATCGGGAATGGGAAGCGGTAGTGGAAGCGGTAGTGGTAGTGGTTCGGGTAGCGCCTCCCACGACGGAGTGGTCAACAAATTCTTGAACACGCCACAACTGCGAAAGCTAGATGTGAGTATTCGTTCTACACGGGCTTTATTTGAAAATGATGTGTTTTATTAATATTGAAACATTTCTTTTAGCTCTCCTCCAGCTGCCTGAAGGTGCCGTCCACCCCGGATGCCGATTACTTGCCTGAATTGTTGCACAATGTGACTATTGGAAACGATGCTGAGCTGCGAATGCTAAAGCATTATCTCCAACAACCAAATCCCGGGGCCACGCAGCGAATGCAGCAGCGGCATAGCATGCCACCGAACACAACCACCATCATTAGTACGCCGGCCACTCCGCCACCAACTCAAACTCAGGCGGCAATGGCGGCCACTCCGCCAACAGCAACTGTGGGCAGCTTTTCGCGCAGCACGCCAGAGAGTTCGCAAACGGACAGTGATGATTTTTCGCCGCAGATTAACCGGAAACGAAAGGGTGTTTGCGCCAGAGACATTTTGCCGCGTTTCTCCATCTCGATAGAGGACGAAACCATATCCGCGGGCAGCTCATCAACGGAGAACATGAACTTGCCAAGAGAACAATCTCCGCTGGCACTGCAGCATCAACCAAAATCCATGGACGGCAGTACTAGCGGAAGCAGTGTGAAGCATCATCGGTCCAGGTCGATTGTTAAATCTGCATCCGCCTTGGGGCTGTCACTTATGACATCTCTAGACAATAGTCAACTGGCTGCGCAGTTATGTGGCATTCAATCGCCAGGTGGTGGAGGCAATGGCTCCAGTACGGCCAGCTCTAGGGATACTTCTCCTTGTCGAGAGCTCTCGCCATTGGTTACAAATCTGAAGCCTCCGATCATCATACGTCGTGGTCCGCGTGGGTTTGGTTTTACTGTCCATACCATCCGTGTATACTATGGCGACACGGACTTCTATACAATGCATCATTTGGTTATGGCCGTGGACGAGGGCAGTCCAGCTTTTGAGGCGGGACTGCGGCCAGCGGATCTCATCACTCATGTTAATGGGGAGGCTGTGCAAGGCCTGTTCCACACACAGGTCCTGCAGCTGCTTCTTAGTGGTGGCGAGCACGTAACCCTGCGGGCCACTCCCCTCGAGCACACCAGCATCCAGAGCGGTGGCCGCAAGCGCGATCTCATGCAAAGCAAGCTGGCCAAGAAAGGTGTGAATCGCCAAAAGAAGCAGACAAAGCGAGAGCACGACAAGAAGCGCAAGACGTCGCTGTTTCGCCGTATAAGCAGCAAGCGTGCAAATGCAGAGATGCAGCAGGTAAGATCCTTCTGGTGCACCATATCTAAAGCCAAACTTGTTTACTACCTAATATGCATCATTTTAGTACTCAGCTGGCACCAGTTCACCCACCACACCATCGGCCAGAAATTTGTCGCCTTTGGATTCCTCGTATCACAGCAGCTGTTGTCAGTCGGCAGCCAACTCTTCATCGCAATCCACGTCGCCCTCATCCTCTTCGCCTAACACACCCACCGGCTCAAGTGGCTCCAATCACGGTGGCAACGCAGGATCCGTTGCAGTTGCTCCCTCGGCCCTCAGTGTGCAATTATCTGCTGCTCCGCCACCCACGCAGCTGGTGCTCCTGCCCCATGTGGGAGCCGTCGTTGGCAGCAACCCCACCTCTGTTGGAAATGTACCGGGTAATGGGATAAGCCACAACAATGCATTATCAGTTTATTGAATATTTCTTACCTATTTCGTATAGTCTCTCCCACTGGAGTCGTTCCGCAGCTGTATCAGCGTCCATCCACTCTACATGGTCTCAAGCACAAGCTGCATGCAGCCACCGCCGTAATAGCAGGCGGGGGCAATGCGAACAATCCCGCCGGAGGCCTAAAGACTTTGCATACCACGAACAACAATTCGTTGCCGAATAGACGGAAGTCTGTGGGTCACATTCCTCTTTCTCCGTTGGCGCGAACCCCTTCACCGTCACCGCTGCCATCGTCACCCACAAGATCTCCCTCCCCATTGGCCTTTCCATTGGTGGGCCATCAGCCCGGTGCCTCAAACACCACACAGTCTTATagtccgggaagcacgctgcCCACGTTGCAGACGGCGGTGAACGCAAACACCAAGAAGGCAGGATTTGCACGAACCAAGTCAGCGGAACCGAGTTCTCCGCTGCTAAGGCGCGCCTTGTCGCCGGATCGCTTGCATCCCCGTAGCGCGGAAACAAAGATATCGCCACTATGCTGTTCGCCGCCTATCAAGCAGCCGACCCACCAACGAGTGGTGACCACGACTTGGAGGTCGACGCCTGGCGGCAGTGCATCgggagctggaggagcagtTTTGGGGGCTCCGACAGCTCAACCCCTGCAGTTGGTGCCTGCCGCTTCTGAGGAATCTCAAAGACAAACTGCTATGGCAACAGTGGTCTCCACAACCGCTGCTGGAACTGAACCAAGTGCCACCGCTGTGGTTACCCTGGCCAATTGTGAGCCTTTACCGCGTATTGCGGAGGAGAAAGATTCGCCCACCAGTACCCAAGAGAGCAGCAGTGTGTCAGAGGGATTCATGCCTGCTATCGAGGAGTTCGCGGAGGGGGAATCCTCATCTTCGCCCACTCAAACCCTGGAAAAGCCGACAAAGGTAAAGGCCACCGAGCAGCCAGAGATGGAGCCTGCTGGCAAAAGCAAGAAGGTCGACCAAGGTAATAGATttaacgcaaaaaaaaaaaaaaaacaaataatatttaacatttctttccttcatttatttttaggtaagACCACAACTCCTGGAACGCCCAAAACTAAACCCCACAACAGTGGCTGTAAAACTTCGATGACAACGACAAAGCCCGCCAGTCCAAGCGTGACCATCTCCACAGCTCCACGCAAGGATACATCGGTTGCGACCGGTGGAGGAACCTCTGGACCAGGAGGATCTGCAGCCACTTCTGCTGCCAAGCAGAGGAAGTAGCGCCAGAGTAGACGCGGTGGATATGGATGCTTGTGTTTTAAGTTTCGCGTTTAAATAATTATGGAAATGGAAGGCCGCAGGAATTCAATATAGAGCGGGAGTTGCGTTTTAAACTTGTTTTCTCTAAGTAAGCTTCTGTTTTTGCGCAAATCATACAATTTAGCAATGAAATTAATTAGAAAATTCTAAAGCCTAGTAGTTTGTAGATGTCCTAACtaaaggcaaacaaaacaaaaccgcTTGAAAACTCTTAATGTAAATTAGTAGGCACGAAAGCAAATCGAGAAGGAGCACGATATTCCAGTTGAAGCAAATATAAGAGGCACCACGCAATTATGTACTGTATATAAATGTGTAACATTGATAGAATTAACGAATTGTGGACTACGGATGATAGTCGATGGGAGAGTCATGGAGCCAGTGGCGCGGCGTTGGGCTGCGTTTATAACATTTTTGCGAATCTATACACTATGCCGAATTCaatataaactatatattaaataaatgttatatGTGTGTGTACTTAAACCGACTTTTTAATTAGTTGTACAGATGGCAAGTAATGGACTATTGTATAAAACGTTGGCCTTTATATGTAATCGTACATTGCATTTTTGATGCGCACAACATTATTTTTGtctattaaaacaaaaattttcataaatttaatttttacaaAGCTCATTCTTTTACAAAGTGCGTTGTACAAATATTTGACATGTCTCAAATTAAACCAATGAATCCCTAAACTAAAATCCTACTAAAATGTTAATGCATTCTTTTCAATTCAAACACAATTTATTTGAAATCAAATACTTGCCAGTaaattaatatacatatgtaagtcGATAGGTAAATACCATACAGACTCAGTTATCGATAAAAAATTGCCAGCTGTGCAACATTTGCTCTGGTGGCCGTAttactttttttcttttcatacatttataaaaaatatgctgCCCAAACTAAAAATATCTGCGTTCCTGCTGAAGGTGAGACTATAAATGGCTTATTTAACCATATATCGTTTACCCGAATTCCCCAATTTTAGCGCCTGGAGCGAACAAAGCAGCAGTGCAGTGGTTGCTTATTTGGAGTTTTCTATGGAGAAGGTACCTTACTCCTTCTGAGTTTCAACATTGAGTCCAGTTTGGGACAGCTGAACTACGAGCAGATCCAACACAGATTTCCGGCGGAACTGGATCTATGCGGACTGGTCAAGTTTGGTGGTTGCACCGATGGCGAGGCGCACCTTAATGAGGTCATCAAATCAGTGGATATCACCGATAATCCCATCCTATTGCAATGCGAATTGGGCACCTTGGTGGGCCTGCGGGCCTCGTTTTTCGTCCACGGAAAGCTGGAGGAGGTACCCTACGAGGTTATGGAGGCATATCAGTTGTACAACGACTTCTGCTTCACCCGGCTGCAGTGCGGATTCTTTCTGCAAACGGCCGCCACACCGGAATCTGTGTCCCGGGAAATGCATGTGCTGCGCAAAAGGGTAGCCGACGGAAATCTAGTGTTTAACGTTCCGCAGACAAAGATTTTCATTAATAACTACGGTCCACTGGACAAACAGTTTAGCGGCGATTCCCAAATTCAGGATCTTATAGACGTCATTCCCACTCCAGGACATGAAAAAGAGACTGCCAGTGTCGACAAAAAGAAGCCCAAAGGTCAGAACACGCCAGTCAAGAGACTGGCTCCGACTGGCTGTGACTACGAGGTGATCCACATAGATGTGATGCGGTCGCGTAGTCGTGATCCCGTGGCTGGAGAACCACCTCATCCGGCACTCAGCATTGCTGTGACCAATGAGGAACAGATCCGAGTCCAGGTACCATTAGAGATCGAAGCCATGGCCATTCTCTGCCGCAAGACGAAGCTCCAACGGCTATACGACGTGCTCATTGAAAGCATCTGCAGAGGTCTCAGATTGTTCGAATTGAGCCTGATTGAGCATCTCACGGAGTCGGGAAGTGGAAAGCTGCTGGTGCCCGCTAGCTATCACTTCTACCCACAAGAGTTTGGTCACTTCGTGAGCTGCGCATATCTGGAAGGTCTGAGTGACGATACACCAAGCATGCTAGAGAGACGCAAGCGCCTGCATCGACAGTTTGCCTTGCCCGTCAGTCGTCCTTATTTCCGCAGGTCCAACCAGATGCGTTTCCTAGGTGAAACGGAGGACGCACCATGGACTCCACTGCTAAATACCCACATTGGATTACGTCCCAGTGGAGTTGTCGACGGCAAAGAGTACTTAGTGAATGGTAACTACCATTACTATCATTACCTGCAACAGCAGGTGCAGGACAAGGGATGGGGATGCGCCTATCGCTCGCTGCAGACGATCTGCTCCTGGTTTGTGCTGCAGGGTTATACGAACGCACCGATTCCGACCCATCTGGAGGTGCAGGAATACCTTCACAAGATCAACGACAAACCTGCTGCATTCGTGGGGTCTTCTCAGTGGATTGGCTCCACAGAAATCAGCATGTGTCTGCAGGGATTCCTTAACGTGGACTCAAAGATTCTGCACGTAGCCTCTGGAGCTGAGCTGGCCACTATTGCCTCTGAGCTGGCGATGCATTTCCAAACGCAAGGAACACCGGTGATGATTGGTGGCGGTGTGCTGGCCCACACCATTATCGGAGTAGACTACTGCGTGCAGACGGGTCAGGTGAAGTTCCTCATCTTGGATCCCCATTATACAGGTGCCGATGATTTGGCCACCATTCAAATTAAGGGTTGGTGCGGCTGGAAGGGCATGGACTTCTGGGCCAAGGGCAGCTACTACAATCTCTGCATGCCCCAGCGGCCCATTTTGTATTAGGTTGAGCTAGCTTCTTTTCCATTCGCATTTAGGTAGGAGAGGATGTTTAGATTTGCTTATAGGACTAAATAAaggtaaataaaattattttgtatgcATTTGTTAGTTGTCTCTTCACTGTTTTACGTTTGGCAATATTACAAGTCGACTCACCCTAaacaaagacactagaataattATTTTAGTGTCTTTGCCCCAAATGACAATCCAGGAAAAgcttttttggttttatgttTTGATGTGTATGATACCTGTGTACTTTAATTTTATTCCACTTGTATGTTGAATGTCGATGCTTTATATGTATCCCACTCCCTTATTAAAccatattttaaagttttagCTTAGTAACAAAATGGGGACAGATGTTACTCCTAGAATAACTGCCCAATTGGTCGTCATCCCGGGCTAAACACCACTCTTAGAGTATTTCTTCCAGTAACGCTTGACATCGTCGTGGCCATTCTTTTGCACCACCATGGTGCGAGTTCGCTCATTTTGCCACACCAGCATGTGGATCGACTGGGCGTAGTCTCGTAGCGTTACGAAATCTGTATGCGAGAGGAACTGATTGTACAGCACGCCTTCGGTGTAGGTGAAGCGATTTCGCTCTAGTTCCCACAGCTTAATTTGATCAACGACTGTGGGTGGCAGGCAGGATTTAGAGTGAATGGCTGACTCAACCATGCGCATATTGGGATGCGCATACTGCTCCAGATACGAGACAATCTGCTCCGCCGTGATACCGCCACGCAACGCCTGGCGCACTGAATCGCGGGTCAGCACGCCCACGACGAGATTGGGAAAGCGGTAGAGGAGCTCCGTGAACAGACCTAACACGGCTACCTGGAGCGGAGAATCAGTGTAGGCATACACTCGGTAGTTCGTCTCCACCACGATGTAGCCACAGTCCTGAGTGGCCTCCTCATCCATGGCCACAGAAGCAGTCGCAGCCGCCTCCTTGCTTGTCACATTCAGAGCCAAACGTGTGGGATAGAAGCGTCCCTCCTTACGTTTACGTTGGAAGACTAGTCCAAACTCCCGTAGATGCTGCAGGAAGGTCAGCATCTGACTGTTCATCCCCTCCGAACTGTAATCCCTGCCCAGCGTTGAAAAACTGAGCTGGAACAACATGGACAAGCATTCTGGCAGGCTGATTCCTCTTTCTTCGCACGTGTCCAGGTACTGTAGCATAAAATGCCACACCTGAGCTCGCGTGTCCAGCAGCAGGAACTGAAAGCCCTGCCGGGTTATTGTTATACCGTCTCGATCATCCCGTTTCATGAGATTGGCGTGCAGCAGAATCCTAACGGCATCCGGACTAATGGCCTCCGCATCGGTGCCATTGCGATTTCCGGTGCCGACCATGTAGTGCAACACGCAGCGCCAGCGGGACATGGCGTATGTATCCAGAAAAGCAATGTCCCTGGGCTTCGAGTCCTTATCCAGCGTGTTGGTCATAGGCCAAGGCTTTCCGCCGCCCAGCAGCACCTGGCGCACGCTTTTCTTGAAGGTGGGCGAGAGCTCCCACGCAGAAAGGCCACCCGGAATGGCTGTGACCCTCCAGACGTTCAAAGCCGTCAGGCAGCTGGTAGCCTCGGCTTGCTCCCTGCAAAAGTAATGAATGCATTGCAATGATGTATTTAATCCAATATGATACAATCTTACTTGGCACAACGTTGGGCACCCCATGATGTGACCACCGCTTGTGGAACAGGCTGATCCACGAACAGTATCCTTATGATAAACTGCCGGGCTATCTCGGGAAGCTCCCGAAATACGGCCAAACAAATGGGCGGATAGTTGTACAGCTTCTCCAACGACTCTGGCGTTTGGCGGGTGCGCAGATACTCCTGAAAGTCCTTGCACTCCAAGTTCGCAGGACCCTGCCCCAAGGGCGACAGGACGGTGTTTCCACTTCCCCCGGCAGCCGAATGCCGACCACTACCGGATTTCGTGTCGGCCATGACGATTCGAATGTCGAATTcgtaaacaaaatattttcatcCCGTTGTCATCGATAGCCGGTCTTTCGTCGGGGGACAATCGATAGTATTTATCAAGGGCGTTACAAAGGGGGTTTTCGCTGAGGTAAAAGGGCACTTATTGTACTATAAAAAAACCAATTGATTTACACCTAATGCATAAATAGATGTATTGAGTAGTAaatgttattatatttaagttCATTTTTAAAAGAAGGCAACCCCATTTTCCACACCCATGCTATTGAACACAAGGAGAAATTGTGATGGGCCTCCAAATTTATCGATAACTCCTCAGCTGTTGTTCTGCACACGTGCTGCGCGAAGTATTTTTGTattgttatttgattttaaatatttttctgaCAAAAAATGAGCGACGACGAGGAGCACTACGAACCGAAGGCACACAAGAAGCTGCTGCAGGCCATCGGCAGTCTGGGCAAGGTGCAGCACATCCAGAAGTCAACGCGCGACGAGCGGCAATCGCGCCAGGATGAGTTCCAACTGGTGAAAGGTGTTTCGTCAGCGGAAACGGATAACGCCCCCAGGGCCGTGGGTCTGAACGATCTGGTAGACATCCTACGCACCTCCACCAAGCACAGTCAGACGGGCAAGAAGCTCAAGAACATCCAGGGCAGCAAAAAGGTGCTCGAGAAGCCGCTGGAGAAACCAGCAGCGGATCGAATCAAGCGGACCATTGGCTACGAGGGAGTCACCAAGAAGCTCGGTCGTTGGGATGCTGTGGTGGCTGAACAGAGATCTGCAGAGACGCAGGTTAGTAAAAGCCAATGCCAACAGTGAGATACACATATAATCTCCAAAACTTATTACAGATCTTCCCCCTACCATCTGAAACGGTTTACGTAAATACTTCGGCGAATGCGCGGCCTTTAAACACCAGAGTCAAGTCCAATC from Drosophila mauritiana strain mau12 chromosome 3L, ASM438214v1, whole genome shotgun sequence carries:
- the LOC117141860 gene encoding probable Ufm1-specific protease 2 gives rise to the protein MLPKLKISAFLLKRLERTKQQCSGCLFGVFYGEGTLLLLSFNIESSLGQLNYEQIQHRFPAELDLCGLVKFGGCTDGEAHLNEVIKSVDITDNPILLQCELGTLVGLRASFFVHGKLEEVPYEVMEAYQLYNDFCFTRLQCGFFLQTAATPESVSREMHVLRKRVADGNLVFNVPQTKIFINNYGPLDKQFSGDSQIQDLIDVIPTPGHEKETASVDKKKPKGQNTPVKRLAPTGCDYEVIHIDVMRSRSRDPVAGEPPHPALSIAVTNEEQIRVQVPLEIEAMAILCRKTKLQRLYDVLIESICRGLRLFELSLIEHLTESGSGKLLVPASYHFYPQEFGHFVSCAYLEGLSDDTPSMLERRKRLHRQFALPVSRPYFRRSNQMRFLGETEDAPWTPLLNTHIGLRPSGVVDGKEYLVNGNYHYYHYLQQQVQDKGWGCAYRSLQTICSWFVLQGYTNAPIPTHLEVQEYLHKINDKPAAFVGSSQWIGSTEISMCLQGFLNVDSKILHVASGAELATIASELAMHFQTQGTPVMIGGGVLAHTIIGVDYCVQTGQVKFLILDPHYTGADDLATIQIKGWCGWKGMDFWAKGSYYNLCMPQRPILY
- the LOC117141861 gene encoding general transcription factor IIH subunit 4, producing MADTKSGSGRHSAAGGSGNTVLSPLGQGPANLECKDFQEYLRTRQTPESLEKLYNYPPICLAVFRELPEIARQFIIRILFVDQPVPQAVVTSWGAQRCAKEQAEATSCLTALNVWRVTAIPGGLSAWELSPTFKKSVRQVLLGGGKPWPMTNTLDKDSKPRDIAFLDTYAMSRWRCVLHYMVGTGNRNGTDAEAISPDAVRILLHANLMKRDDRDGITITRQGFQFLLLDTRAQVWHFMLQYLDTCEERGISLPECLSMLFQLSFSTLGRDYSSEGMNSQMLTFLQHLREFGLVFQRKRKEGRFYPTRLALNVTSKEAAATASVAMDEEATQDCGYIVVETNYRVYAYTDSPLQVAVLGLFTELLYRFPNLVVGVLTRDSVRQALRGGITAEQIVSYLEQYAHPNMRMVESAIHSKSCLPPTVVDQIKLWELERNRFTYTEGVLYNQFLSHTDFVTLRDYAQSIHMLVWQNERTRTMVVQKNGHDDVKRYWKKYSKSGV
- the LOC117139099 gene encoding microtubule-associated serine/threonine-protein kinase 1 codes for the protein MSRQEGAASRPADGAAGPVTSSSSSTSSNHSVSAVIGSKISTSTPQKNDEQQEQEFINQSVASEIEAMSISGSASADSSSGATATATMSGSPVPKRHLSTANLSRIRPQSSYSARVLIFDDSDQEAAAAAAALAVASSSCNSSVKSCSGLELLPTSPAKLSIGNDSTNGSSMMRNLNLTKSSSGGLCGSSSSLHSRGYTALLRKISYQQHTNSLRAVSGETSNLLRMRHSSLGKSAPCLTGNYFRHELAAPLPVQPPGFGASPLGGHNISRSGSCAGIGLVKHHHHHHLHGVVMRGSAGGGAGSGGGSSSGVAHHRLSLVTNAAAVAAAGGSRTHSPYSASPVDSPRLNSPMPFAFAPIKRIASCRGVVADGRRWSVASLPSSGYGTTPGSSNLSSQCSSQEGLNQLPHNIPPGVQEADAAAVAAGACCAEHLKQHCPKHCALLLAVSQKQLTPQPPKPTQLQHQKSITAACVNCCAELSVTCGGQQAGGGAGNGGSSANSSASSAMQVGGRMSPYFRPRSRSLSSPSRSPIVDNEIAVMNTLYKERFPKATQQMEERLKLFINENKSAACNSFRDSQPIVRFVHHQVLEMARDCLHKSEAKLITSQYFYELSENLERLLVETKEKSPEAAAELNGVIKKLLLIISRPARLLECLEFDPQEFYELLEAAEGHAKAMPVIKADIPQYIIHKLGLNRDPIAELQQELRETQQMCSEQVTVDADPLQPGGSLLLNSPLTSAAKQLSSLALDAIAMDSGSGTATPQQPPQTPVASCDTAPSFALAISQMNEEKGGSSSSVGGSGLKVAGAEGITGGSAATATGSGVQQPSPQENDFDIVKLISNGAYGAVYLVKHKTTRQRFAMKKINKNNLILRNQVEQVFAERDILSFADNPFVVSMYCSFETKKHLCLVMEYVEGGDCGTLLKNIGPLPADMARFYFAETVLAVEYLHSYGIVHRDLKPDNLLITALGHIKLTDFGLSKMGLMSLATNLYEGYIDSETRQFSDKQVYGTPEYIAPEVILRQGYGKPVDWWSMGIILYEFLIGCVPFFGETTEELFAHTVNDDIEWPDSEDWPVQAEAKDIISQLLQQNPRDRLGTQSGALEMKEHEYFLGMDWNSLLRQKAEFVPQLSHDDDTSYFDTRMDRYNHDLGGEDTDDTDDTPVFGSFNSYTPQYRKQHYSWSRHATPTSTDGAKPTGPPPLASLPSRAQETPAATVGATSTGAIPKLKSGMGSGSGSGSGSGSGSASHDGVVNKFLNTPQLRKLDLSSSCLKVPSTPDADYLPELLHNVTIGNDAELRMLKHYLQQPNPGATQRMQQRHSMPPNTTTIISTPATPPPTQTQAAMAATPPTATVGSFSRSTPESSQTDSDDFSPQINRKRKGVCARDILPRFSISIEDETISAGSSSTENMNLPREQSPLALQHQPKSMDGSTSGSSVKHHRSRSIVKSASALGLSLMTSLDNSQLAAQLCGIQSPGGGGNGSSTASSRDTSPCRELSPLVTNLKPPIIIRRGPRGFGFTVHTIRVYYGDTDFYTMHHLVMAVDEGSPAFEAGLRPADLITHVNGEAVQGLFHTQVLQLLLSGGEHVTLRATPLEHTSIQSGGRKRDLMQSKLAKKGVNRQKKQTKREHDKKRKTSLFRRISSKRANAEMQQYSAGTSSPTTPSARNLSPLDSSYHSSCCQSAANSSSQSTSPSSSSPNTPTGSSGSNHGGNAGSVAVAPSALSVQLSAAPPPTQLVLLPHVGAVVGSNPTSVGNVPVSPTGVVPQLYQRPSTLHGLKHKLHAATAVIAGGGNANNPAGGLKTLHTTNNNSLPNRRKSVGHIPLSPLARTPSPSPLPSSPTRSPSPLAFPLVGHQPGASNTTQSYSPGSTLPTLQTAVNANTKKAGFARTKSAEPSSPLLRRALSPDRLHPRSAETKISPLCCSPPIKQPTHQRVVTTTWRSTPGGSASGAGGAVLGAPTAQPLQLVPAASEESQRQTAMATVVSTTAAGTEPSATAVVTLANCEPLPRIAEEKDSPTSTQESSSVSEGFMPAIEEFAEGESSSSPTQTLEKPTKVKATEQPEMEPAGKSKKVDQGKTTTPGTPKTKPHNSGCKTSMTTTKPASPSVTISTAPRKDTSVATGGGTSGPGGSAATSAAKQRK